The genomic window tgCTAATGTTCTTTTTGGCTGTTGATATTAAAAACTAATATTTCTCTAAAGGAAAATAGAGGACACTTGAAAATGTCCTTTAGAGAAGTACTAGTTTGTAATGTTGAGATTAGGATGCTTCATGATTATTATTAGTGTCAAAGCAGCATTGACGGCTAGCTTGTATAGAAAATGtttcaataataatattatagaaCTTAATAAGAAAACTATGTGTAAATATCACCATGATTGTATGTTATTTTGTCCAGGAGATGCCATGAccatggctctttttaaaaaattaatgcatCTGTTGTTTCAGAGTATAAACCATCAATAAAGAACTCATTAGTAGTAGGATTGGGGAATACTGGTCTTTACCACAAATcatataatatacttttataaaGCAGTTTATATCTACCCATGATTTCATCTAATTCTTACAAggacaaaatgtttatagcacaaatattattgTCTTAATTTCCTAGATGTGGAAACATGAAAgagataagtgacttgaccaTTGTCAAAGTGATAGTGAAACAATAGTCTGAACACATAGATTCTGACCCTAACTACAGAATTCTCTCTTTTGCACCACAGCACCTTGTAGTCTTCTACTGTAATTATATTCTCAGCTGTTTTATATTTACCTGTATACATGTCTTATTGATTTTCCTCACTGTGAGATCCATAAATGCAGTGACCATGtcaattttatctttgaatttctCTCTGGCCTCGTATCAAGCTTTTTAAGtggtagaagcttaataaatgtttgatgactgAATGAATGGATAACTTTGAATGATGtctgtatatataaattttgtgctagattctttatatttctcctctttgAAATCCCATAAATTTAAAGAGCTTCCCCCAAAATCACATTATATTTATAAGGTTCATttagaaagaaggagaaataaaatactttagatTGTGAGGTattcttgaaagaaaaagaaaataacttgggAGTCATtgccttttaatttatttagaaacccatttctttttttttttcaagtttatatagttctttaagtttattatttttttatttagaattttttcccacagtatatatgcatgagtaattttttttataatattatcccttgtattcatttttccaaattatccccccctccctctactccctccccttgatgacaggcaatcccatacattttacatatgttacaatataacctagatacaatatatgtgtgtaaatactattttcttgagaAACCCATTTCTTATGCATTACTAAGGGTAAAATATACATGATTATTATGAGTCAAGAAAGCATTAAGAGTTGCATCTTTCACTTTGAGAATGTTGGAGTGATAATGTTTTGCAGATCTTAATAATAGGAGATTGATGTGTAATTGTTGTCATGCTTCTATTTTATCTGGACTACACTATCCTTATGAGAGggctcttttttgcctttttattagcACTTTGTAATTTAAGAATATAGAATTTCAATGATTAAAGGAAAGTAGTATataatttgaatttgttttgtgttgtttaatgactgaagcaattgaggttaagtgacttgcccagggtcacactgctaggaagtgttaaatgtctgagaccagatttgaactcgggtcctcctgacttcagggctggtgctctatgcacttcaccacctagctgcccctatttgaatttttaaaaagggataataCGTTGGCTATCTTctgaatgatatatatatatatgtatatattactcatgtagatatacatatatgtgtgtttttgagtgtatgtatatatatatatatatatatatataagatatgtatgtatgtgtgtatacacacacacatatatatataatgtatgtatgtatatgtgtatatttataactATTACTTTACTAATTCAGCTAACTTTTCTTGGCCAATGGTAGTTCTGATAGGAACTTGGGATAATCTTCCTTGAGATTATAGATTTCtgaaacattttgaaatttaCAAGAAGACATAACTGGCTTCAAAACAAAATATACCAATTACTTACCTAATGCTCATACTTATTATTTGTTTGACTCTTGATAAATTAGTTAAGCTCATAgcctcatttttgtaaaattagggGATTTGATTTGATAGCTTCAGGttcatttcagttttaaatcCATGATTCTGATATAACTCATCCAGAAAatgtcattcttttccttttcaaaagacttttaattttaaatgatttaaaaaatacaaagcaatatAACTTtgcataaattatataaaattagaattaaatggTGGGTAAGTGATAGTATAATTAAGATATAATCTTTTAATCATTACCCTGAAAGAGTAAAGAAGTAAGTTCCTCAAAGCATTAAGggatttttctacattctttaaaatatgtttacTAATGTTGAAAATAGATTTACTATTAATATCTATATAAAGGCTTTCTACATGCATGTATCAATAATATATGGAAGTAATCTTTCAGAACTAACAATGAAGACAAATGAATTGAAATgatgaaaccttttttttttttttaaatacatggcGTCAAACATCTTTGTTTATGGTTTTAATCATGGGATCTGGGGGGAGGTACTTAAAGATCACTTATTCTATCCCTTCACtatatagatgggaaaactgaggattGGAGACTTTAAGTGGTTCATCTAAGGACACAGGCAGGAAATAGCAGAGCTAGAATATTTAAATACAGAGAATCAGGACTTCAAATTCAACTCCTCTTTGTATTAAACTATATTGCTTTTTGCTCTCTTAATTAAAGATGAGTCATtggattttaaaattgaaataagtATGGTGTGAATTGGAGCTTTCAAACAAAACTCATTATGATAAATTATCTgtatcattcttttaaatttaaaacaagcAGATATCAGACTCtcttaaatttttgaaaataagatCATCAAACTTATATACATCAAACTGAGGCAAGTTAACTTGATGGTTTGACTCTTcacaagttgcttaacctctctTTATCATATTTTTCTACTCTAAAACTACCTACTTCCCAGGttatatgagaataaaatgagattaaaacattatattatattataattacattacacttaaataattatataattgctTGATATTATTATTAAGGCTATTATTTAGTGAACCTAATATTGAAATAGAATCATGATCATAAAATGGAAACTCGTTGAAGGTAGAGACTCTTATATTTGTCTTTGTACTCAGTGCTTAACATAATCCCCATAGTGTTGttgactcattttttaaaggcattTGCCTCAACTCTTGAGATATTACTAAacatctcttagattggctaaaattacaggaaaagataatgcggaatgttggagggaatgtgagaaaactgggccactgatgtattgttggagttgtgaatggatccaaccattctgcagagcaatttggaactatactcaaaaagtaattaaactgtgcatacccttttatccaccagtgttactactgggcttatatcccaaagagaccttaaaggagggaaaagaacccatatgtgcagaaatgtttgtggcagctctttttgtagtggctagaaactggaactgaggatgcctatcaattggagaatggctgaataagttatgatatatgaatgctatggaatactattgttctgtaagaaacgactaataggatgatttcagagaggcctggagagacttagatgaactaatgctaagtgaaataagcagaaccaggagaacattatacacagcaacaataagattatatgacgatcaattctgatggatgtggcttttcttaacaatgagatgatcaaggccacttccaatgatcttatgatgatgagagccatctacatccagagagaaggctgtgggaactgagtgtagttcaCTACAGTATagcatttttgctctttttgttattgtttgcttgcattttgtttttttctcatttttttactttttgatctgatttttcttgtgcagtaagataattatataaatatgtatacatatgttggatttaatatatattgtagcatgtttaacatatattagattacttgccatctaggggaggggatgggggaaaggagtagaaaatttggaacacaaggttttgcaagggtcagtgttgaaaaattatacatgcatatgttttgaaaataaaaagttttaataaaaaataaaataaaaaagcatctgTTTCTTCATAatctcctttggggttttcttggaaaagatattggaatagtttgccatcttcttcagttcatttttcagatgaagaaattgaggcaaatagagtgaagtgacttgtccagggtcacacagctcaagaagtatctgagaccagatttgaactcatgaatatgATACTCCTTGTTCCAAGCTCAATGCTGGATCTACTCCACCACCTGTCCTGAACATAATagcaacttaataaatgtttttggattGACTTGATCATTactcatatttataaagtactttcaagAAGTATAAAGTGCTCCTTTAGCTACTTGATGAAGTAAGTGGTACAAATATAATTGTCtctgttttagagatgaggaaacagacaaactCAGGTTGTCTGTTGTTAATACCAAATATCTTCCCACTGTTTTTATCTCCCTTCACCAAAGGACACTTCCTCTAAGAATATCAGAAGTAAAAGATTCTTTGATGATTAGTCCAGCTTTCTCACAGtaaggataaggaaactgattctGAGCTCCATCCAATTCAGATAGCAAGTTAGTGGTTAAATTAGAGCTGGAATTCAGATTTCCAGACTCTTCTTCCAGTGTTCTGCAATTCGGCAACACTGTTTAGCTGTGAGGTCCTACTTCACaatttatctataaatatgtttaaaatataaaaacaggtTTTCACTATTGTTCTAGCACTAGTTCAAGTTGAAACTATCATTACTCCTCTTGGAAATGAAGGATATTCATGGATTATCCCACTGAGTTTTACagagatgaaatttttaaaaaagataatttacctTCAGAAAGAGACTAAATAGGTATTCAGCTTAACAAAGTACTTCATCTATTCTGTATGGAAAAGCTTTCCTACATGATTTATTTGCCCTTAATAGCtaactaaaaaaattaacattcttaTCATTTATGTATACTTTGGGTAATCTAGGTACTTCACAGGAAAAATAATAGTATTCTGAGATCTAAATAACTCTTATTGTTACCCTGGGAAAGGTTGTATGGGAAAAGACAAAAAGCATGGCAAATTACTTCAGCATTAGGAAATAATAAGAGAATAAAGATGAAACTTTCGAAGCAAAgtatagggattttttttttgtgttttttcccccttcttgtaCTTCTGTACAGTGCAGATATACCCTAAGCTGTCAGAACCATATTAAATGGGGCATAGTTAAATTGAGTGGCTCTGATAAGGACTCCACTGTGCTATCAAAGTTTTAGATCAGTTGGATTGAATTTCTGGCATATTGCACATTTCCAgactttcattctctcttttttttccctttcagtgaCACTACAAGGGCAGTCTTAGATACGCTTATAATTTGTAGTTTTATAATGCAGGGGACATCTACATTTTCAAAGAAGAGATGATACCATGGAAGCCagcagcaaaggaaaaaaaaatttgcaaagtacACAGTCTGCATACTATTTTTGAGAGTTTGAAAAATGACCTTATATCTTCCTTGAGTCAAGATAGttatttgaatgaaaaataaaaatgtgcatTTGCTTAAACTTAAAGTATGGCTGTGGTACTTTAACCCTAAGAACTCTAAACATCAATAATGAAGTTAATAGGTTTTCCAATTCCCATTATGATTATGCCTGAAACATTCTCCTCCCTTGAAATATGTCCCAAAGAAATgcataattgcttcatatttcaaattttccctcagAAAATGGTAGCAAGTGCTATATTTTTATAGCCTTCTtttacaagaataaaaaaaaagttatggataTATGCCTAcaataaaaagcagaatttttgTAGAAATACTGCAAATCCTTCACAAAAGAGCAAACAAATAGGACAAAATCAATTATTTGCGTGAAAAAAGACTATGGGCATAGAGTATGGATACAAATgcaatttgaaatataaatactGGTTAAAGTTAACATACTGGGGAATATATACATAGctttttttaaagggaaactaTTCACTGATAGTTTCATCCCAATAGTAAGAGATAAAAATTATGTATGCAACTGAGTTCTAAATAGTCTTCCTCAAATTATATTGCACTTCACTGGCTTGAATTGTCATATGTGAGTTCTCTTAAAAAAGATATAACATGCACCCCAAGACATCAACCATAGCTAATATTCATCATTTACAATTTTCCGGTCAAATTTGCTCTTTTTGTGTTTTTGATGGCAGAGATGATCAACATAAGAATTTCCAGCACAAGGGTATAATTTTAGGAAAGTACATTGGTATCTTTTGATGGGAGCACACTGTGATTATGCCATCACTTTGCATATGTAGATGGAGAAAGTCCTCACCAGCAGAAACTGGAAGATCATTACAAGTGGCAGCATGGCCTAGTCCATAATCAAACTGACAAATTCTTATAGTGATTCtgatccctccttccctcctttccttccacccCCAATGTCTTAACACTATATTTATGTTATCAAATGGCTATAGGGCTGTTTGTCTACTTGGATGGAAAGGTCCTATCCTGGCTCAGAACACAGAAATACAATCAGGTTGATGCATCATGTGAAGGAACTTACCAGGGTTTCATTCGGTGTTTCCATTTCAGCTTTGGTTTTGCTGTTTTTCTTGTGGTTTCCTTGAGTGCTGATAGAGTTGCTGGGAAGAGTGGAGCCTTGAGATTTGCCCTTAGACACACTCCTGCAGGAAACATTATTTGATCCACTTTCTGTCTGTTGTGCTGCTTTCTTATCAACTCTGCAGGTAGAAAGTGATTCCTCTGATAAATCACATTGCCTTTCTTCAATCATAACACTTTACTCATTTCTTAAGTGTTTAAAATAACCGTTCTGCACCTCTTTGTTTCTACACCTTTGTATGATAAATATTTCTATCAAGTTCTCACAAAATCTGTTGCTTACAAATGATGGTGGATTAATTTAGTTTtgcctattgatttttttttcaatgatgaaAATTGCCAAGGGGTCAAACtgaaaataaatgtatgtttattGTTAAATGCTCCCTTGGCCTAAGGTTTAGTAGGAAAATATAATTACTGTTAGAAAGTTACTAACAATATGTTTTTTGGTTTTACAATCAATGAGATCAGCCTacataaaaaatgtatatataattgtcTTCTATTTCACgccatatgcatatattcatggTTCCTGGGGTAGGTTGAATTTCTATCAACTTTGATAAAACTTACCATTCTTTAATTTCAAAGATCATTGGTTTGGTTAACAAAGTAACATGGaccaaattatcattttattactaacattttttttgttttaaattcttgCTATGTATAAAAGCCTGTTACTATAAATTTCTATTGAAGAAACACATTTCCCTTGCATTGACCATCCCAGAAATCTCctttccagaaaaataaaataaaataaacatggtGAAATTCAATGAGTTACCTGTTTAAAAGTTCTTTCATAAAGGTGTCTTTTGTTGAACACATGGCAGGACTGAGTCTATTCTTCTGCTCAGACTTCATTTGAACATGAATATCTTGTGGGCTTCTCatattccttttactttttaagaCATTGTCTGGAATATCTCCCATCTCTGTTTTCCTGTTGAATTCATTCTCTGTCTCACACTGCAGTTCGggctttcttttgtctttctttttctctagtttttgcTGTTTGTTTCCAAATCCCAAACTCTTTGAATCTTTCTTTTCCACTTTGTTTTTGGAGATGTCCATTTTTCTGCCACTCAGAGCAGGGAGTTTACTCCTTCGAAAACCAAACCAGCTGGCTATTGAGGGCCCCGATTTTTGTTTGGCCTCCATAGTGGGAGACTTAATTTGTATTTGGCCTTTTTCAACATTTTCCTGAATGCAGAGCATGACTTTTTCTTCTATTGTGGGTGGGACAGGAGCATCCTGGCTTAAATCTCCCATTTCAAAGGTATCTGCTGCCTTATCAGGGATTTCTTGCTTGCAGGCACTGCTTGCTTCCACTTGTCCTAGGCATTGAATCCTTTTTGGACTTTGAAGGGAACTTGCCTGATCTAAAAGATGACTGGGTGATGATGGGGATGGAAGGCATCTGTAAGGGCCGTTGCCTGGTTCCTCAGGCATAGCTAGAGTTGGGCAGTCTCCCTGAGAAGGCAATCTGTGGGTTTCAACCCTGGATACACTATGAATCTCTTCTGTTTTGGGAGAAACTCTGAAAGGTAACTTGCTTGGACTACCATGCTGGCTGCTGGAGCTGTTTGTAGTTCCATGAGATCCTGGCCGAGAATAGGAATCCTCCAGTGGTTTACCAGATATTGAAAGGTTCTCTGTGGTTGACCCTGAAGCTGTCTTGTTTGTGAATCCATCAGTAGCAGAGTTCTGGCGTGTGAGAGAATTGCCTCTGTCAGTTGTATTGGTAATAATTTGAGTCCGTACTTTACCAAGCCCTTCAGAGGCAGTGGTGGAAGGCTTTTCTCCAGAATGAACACTAAAACTTTGACTACGGGCTTTGGCCCCATTCATTCCTAGAGCTGGTTTTAAGTGGGGCTTGCTGGAAGAGGTGGATCTCTTCATAAACCTGTTTTCTAATGAATCTCCCCTGTCAGCTTCTATATGACAGCTTTCAGGTGACTGTGGAAGAGTGATCTCTGTGGCAAGTCCTGAAGCAAAACTGCTTTTCATGTCTAAATCTACCATTGACACATTGAGTTCATTACTTTTGGTAGTAATTCTTGTGAGATCTATGGATTCTTCAGGTTTAGACTTGCTTGCTACTGCACAGCTTTTAGAAGCTGCATTGATACTCTCCTTTTCCTGTTTCCCTGGCACAGTGGAACTCTTCCTGAGAAGTTGAGGGGATTTTACAAGTACTTTGAGTCCCACAGGGAGACGGGTCTTAAGCCCTTTGTCGTGAGAACCTTGGATGTTGTTTGTGGTATCATGACTTTTGGAAGATGAGGATGATGAGGGAATATTAACTTGAGATGACACTGCTTCATTCCCACTAATGGGGTGAGACTTCGGTGTTTTGGGAAGACAGTCACTGTATTGTCCTCTCCTTCCTGGGGATGAGCTTTTTGAAGAAGGCATTTCTAGTGGTCCACAATCTAAGGGAATATTCTTGGTAGTCTGTAAGCTTGTGTCAAAAAGTCCTTGATTGTTTCCAGAAGCTTGGTGATTGGAGACTTTTGTAGAACCTCTCTTAGGAGAAACTTTTGGAGGGCCTGGACCAATCATAGCAAAAGTACCAGAAGAGAGTTGACTGGCACATTTGCTTTGGACTATCTTTTCCTCACTGGATGGGGGGTGAGAGAAGTCAGGCTTTTTGAGTGCCACAATTGATTTTTTCCCCGGGACTTCAGGTATAGCATGATTAGAAGAAATGACAGCACTTGGGGATGCTTTCAGTGGGGAGGATTTTAGTGTGGCCTTTGCCATTTCACTAGGGATACTGGTTCCTGGCTTACTGGATAAAGGTGGTGAATGTTCATAAGTAGGCCTGATCAGCAGTGAAGCTGACCTGcctggaggaggagggggagaaggtgATTTGGCTATTTCCTCTGGTCCCAAGTTACAGTGTTTATCCTTGGTTGGAGGCTCCCCATAGTTAGTAGGTTCAATGAAAGGTCTTGGCAATAACAGAGAACTCTTAGAACCCTTAACCCAGTCACTCTTGACAGAATTTTTTGAGCTATGAGGAAGCAGCTTTGGCTGTTTGGGGATATGGGAGTCAGGGTGTATATGCAAATGATGTACTGGGCTCTGGGCTTTTTGGAACCTGGAGAGTTTTACAGGAGGTAAGGCTGGTGATTTGTCTAGGGCCATGGAGCCAGGCGATGAGACTATAGATGGATCATCAGGATCTGTTACCTTTGATTTCTGAGGCAAAGATTTTCCCCTGCTAGGTATTTTAGTCAGATTTTGTTTGTGGCTTATACCTGTGGACACCAAAGACACAGAATTGCTTCGATGTGTTATGTTATGTGTGGATTTGGCTTCCTTTTGTCGCTGAGTATTTTCTAATATTGATCTTCCAGGGTTTAAAGACTCTGTGGGCATCACAAGAACACCTGTATTTCCAGTCCCAAAGATATCTTTgtgagttcttttctctttttcatcttcaGGTGCCTTTAAAATGCTGTAGTCTCTTGCATTCATTCCTAGCTGCAAATTAGTGATTCCCTGAGGTAAAAGTTCAGTGTATTCTGCATTGGACCCAGTTGGAGCTTGGTTGATTGAAATTTCATCTCTAGTAACAGTGACAACTCCAGTCTGATGTGAGCTGAATTCAATAGGCTCGCCATCCTCAGCATCAAATATTACAGTAATACATTCCTCAGAGGAAGTCTTTTTGATGACCCTCTGCTGTTTAATGAAACTAAATGTCTTTGGCCTGCTATCTGAGGGAATGGGTGCTCGTTTTTCCTCTTTACTGGAAGACACAAGTTGAGATTTTCCATGCCCTAACAGCATGTCAAAAGTCTGAGTACCAGGAGTTACCAACAAGTCAGAAGGACTTTTCTCATCACTGCTTTCTATGTGTAATTCATCAAGGGTTTCATAGTCATCAGTATCAGAAAGCTGTAGATTAAGGTCCTTATGATCTAGACCAGGCAGACCTTTTTCTTGCTGCAACTGCATGTTTGTGCATAATTCACCCTCTGATAGGCAGTGGCTATCAAAATTGGTCAGTTTTTCAGGTTTTTCCTTGAAATCAGTAGAGGAAGTTTTTTCTGAAAAGTTTTTCCCATTAGATTCCCAACCAAATAGACTATCAGAAACACTATGAGTTAACTTGTTGCATTGGAGCCTGTGGTCTTTGCTTGGGATTTCATGAAGCAAGGCTAAAGAGGAAGCTTCATCATCAGCATCGTCATGGGAATCAGAGTCATATGTGAATGATTGTGTGTGCTCTTTGCATGGGCTTCCTGTTTCTGTTGGTTTACAATGAAGATGCTCCTTATGGCTGCCACATTTAATTCCTGGGGAATAGATTCCTTCATTTGAGTTCATACAatctttataaccccatttggtTATTACAGAAGGTGGTTCAAGCAATACTTTTCGTTTCTGCAGTTTCCTCAGACCTTCCAAAATGTGGCTTTCCTTAATACGTGTTGGAGGTAACTCATCTGCAGGACTAGCAAGGTCACTTGGAAGGGACGAAGCAATGCTAATCCTTTTGTCCCAGTTAATTGATGACTGTCAGGAAAGAAAAAGTTGATATTAGAAATCAGTGAACTAATCATGTTGGAAatatcttcaaaagaaaaaaaaaagtagccaaTGAGCTTTACATATCCTGGTGatacacaaataaaaatggaaacaaactGTTCTGGGTGTtcacaggaaggaaggaattacTTCTGTTAGAGTGACAGAGAGGAGTTCATGGAGGAGACATAATTTAGGCTGTCTTAAAATACAAGGAAAAGTAAGAGGGACTAATTGTAAAAATAGTATGAGTAAAAAGGCAGAAGCAGAAAGGCACAAGGTCTGTTCAGAGAATACCAAAAAGGTCATTCTGACAGAAGCTAAGAAAGAAGGGAGACAGGGACAGAAGCTAAGAATCCAAAGGGAGGTTGGGTTCAGGAACCAGTTTGAATGCTAAAATAAATGCTAAGGTTTTTCAATTAACAATGGGAAACcaataaaattttctaaaagCATCTTCCCAATAGTAAAGCAGACATCCAGTAACAATTAATGACTTGATTAAGttaaaatacttttcttcaaTGCCTTCCTGGAGAAGAAACTTTGTCCCCAGGAAGAATCTAATTTGAGTGTACTTACTGTGTACAGCAGAGTACACAGGGAAAGCCtaccatctattttttttttttttttgctgaggcaagtagggttaagtgacttgtgcagggtcacacagctaggaagtgttaagtgtctgaattcagatttgaactcaggtcctcctgacttcagagctgatgctctattcattgcTCTATCTAGCTGTCCCCTACCACCTATTCTTGACCCTGaaagtttatcatttccttcatcaCTGTTTATAAGGATCTCTTTGgccttttaaaagaatgaaatattttgctCCAATAAGAATGCTCAGAAGATAAATTTATGTCCTCGACCAAATGTGAGTTAAGAAGAGAATCTTGCCCCTTTGCtcaaaaaacaaaatctgaaagAATATGAACACACGCAGATACCTAAAGAACTCATTGAGGTATTTGGCAGTAAATGTGTCTATCTTTTCATTTCGGGAAAGATTAAATTTTTAATGCTTAGTGCAGAAAATTAAATTCTATCAGATATAGTCCTATAACTAGATCCAATCATACAATAGCATGTTccaaaattacacacacacacacacacacacacacacacacacacacatggattcataggatatttatatttatgacaCCATAGACCAGAGCCATGATAATTgaaatttctataataatattattaggcTTTTAAGTTAGTTTTGAATGTTTTCTTGAATTGAAGGTTCAACTATAAAAATAACCTATTATGAACAAATTCAGGTTTGTtaattaaatgatataaataatatatatatattttaaaaatccactaaTTCTAATACCAAAAAAAGGATGTTGTAGGTCAATATTCTTGGGTGATCTTTTCTATACTCACCCAAATCCTTAGAAATAAGAGTGAGATCCCATTAGGGAGTCACAGCTATTATAGAATTACCAGTGAGAAAGCTGTCACAGCTAGGGGATTTTATGTCTGCCCATGATACTGATAGTTACATTCAGAAGAACAAAAggagattagaaaaaaatagccTATGAGAGACGGAAAATGCCAGCTTTGTTCAAGCTATGAACTTGCTCATTTTATACTATGCCAATACATCTCTACTTTTGCTCATCCCTTAACCAATTTAAACTTTCCTTGAAATTCCTTtcacaatttctctctctctgtctctctgtctctctgtctgtctgtctgtctctctctctctctgtgtctctatctctctctctgtctctgtctctctctgtctctgtctctctatctctctctctgtctctctctctctctgtctctcttggtctctatctctctgtctctttctgtctctctgtctctctctgtctctctctttctctctctgtctctctgtctttctgtctctctctctctttctgtctctctctctctctatctctctgtctttctgtctctcactctctatctctctctctgtctcatctgtctctttctctcttatttaacTTTCCTTGAAATTTATCATCttgaatttaacaaatgtttcaaaagacatttactaagtacttgcTATATGCAAATGAATGCTAGGTTCAGAAGAAACAGctttaaaatagaaaactatCTGCTTTCAATGACCTTATGATCTACCAGGAGGTACAGTTAACTT from Sminthopsis crassicaudata isolate SCR6 chromosome 3, ASM4859323v1, whole genome shotgun sequence includes these protein-coding regions:
- the NCKAP5 gene encoding nck-associated protein 5 isoform X1, producing the protein MEGKRQLEKRDFGKRLSLDSSLVEYMDSNKYIEHLLTQLEEQRRNLWREKLAVARLQREVARSRREGTMHEKLILELEEERHLRLQSEKQLREVTLESERSRVQMRGLQQQFSRMEETVRNLLQNQGPPEGKKEDTVNIMVYQEKLSEEERKHKETSGDPHMVIDEDSRSESSTDEGKEKTKLLLERLKALEAENSALALENENQREQYERCLDEVANQVVQALLTQKDLREECVKLKTRVFDLEQQNRTLSVLFQQRVKPASDLLLQKLHSRILDLSSGDLLSEVERNPSLMQSRTDVDIHECQLNAKSGVPVPKCPALNMTNSGRLCPRNSCSSSELSLSSTCSEYSSGSSYTWNDGKTLSKTSSINWDKRISIASSLPSDLASPADELPPTRIKESHILEGLRKLQKRKVLLEPPSVITKWGYKDCMNSNEGIYSPGIKCGSHKEHLHCKPTETGSPCKEHTQSFTYDSDSHDDADDEASSLALLHEIPSKDHRLQCNKLTHSVSDSLFGWESNGKNFSEKTSSTDFKEKPEKLTNFDSHCLSEGELCTNMQLQQEKGLPGLDHKDLNLQLSDTDDYETLDELHIESSDEKSPSDLLVTPGTQTFDMLLGHGKSQLVSSSKEEKRAPIPSDSRPKTFSFIKQQRVIKKTSSEECITVIFDAEDGEPIEFSSHQTGVVTVTRDEISINQAPTGSNAEYTELLPQGITNLQLGMNARDYSILKAPEDEKEKRTHKDIFGTGNTGVLVMPTESLNPGRSILENTQRQKEAKSTHNITHRSNSVSLVSTGISHKQNLTKIPSRGKSLPQKSKVTDPDDPSIVSSPGSMALDKSPALPPVKLSRFQKAQSPVHHLHIHPDSHIPKQPKLLPHSSKNSVKSDWVKGSKSSLLLPRPFIEPTNYGEPPTKDKHCNLGPEEIAKSPSPPPPPGRSASLLIRPTYEHSPPLSSKPGTSIPSEMAKATLKSSPLKASPSAVISSNHAIPEVPGKKSIVALKKPDFSHPPSSEEKIVQSKCASQLSSGTFAMIGPGPPKVSPKRGSTKVSNHQASGNNQGLFDTSLQTTKNIPLDCGPLEMPSSKSSSPGRRGQYSDCLPKTPKSHPISGNEAVSSQVNIPSSSSSSKSHDTTNNIQGSHDKGLKTRLPVGLKVLVKSPQLLRKSSTVPGKQEKESINAASKSCAVASKSKPEESIDLTRITTKSNELNVSMVDLDMKSSFASGLATEITLPQSPESCHIEADRGDSLENRFMKRSTSSSKPHLKPALGMNGAKARSQSFSVHSGEKPSTTASEGLGKVRTQIITNTTDRGNSLTRQNSATDGFTNKTASGSTTENLSISGKPLEDSYSRPGSHGTTNSSSSQHGSPSKLPFRVSPKTEEIHSVSRVETHRLPSQGDCPTLAMPEEPGNGPYRCLPSPSSPSHLLDQASSLQSPKRIQCLGQVEASSACKQEIPDKAADTFEMGDLSQDAPVPPTIEEKVMLCIQENVEKGQIQIKSPTMEAKQKSGPSIASWFGFRRSKLPALSGRKMDISKNKVEKKDSKSLGFGNKQQKLEKKKDKRKPELQCETENEFNRKTEMGDIPDNVLKSKRNMRSPQDIHVQMKSEQKNRLSPAMCSTKDTFMKELLNRVDKKAAQQTESGSNNVSCRSVSKGKSQGSTLPSNSISTQGNHKKNSKTKAEMETPNETLIKEVTGSLQEDEEDTIMESGEHSPFQNHIIESSCQMRTLDSGIGTFPLPDSGNRSTGRHACKPDTSMESESFLSLQETLPSTSPIKAKTLEREVPSAANSQGSLESIIVHSTSDPVMTAKGIRPFQSRLPKPASSGINNLQRQNETELNPQTSFEYTEETMENEANLPDWNSDKTKTQQQKLKQVEETKEDSENRLSKISLESLNKLNSNSVILLEKEKNCLNKVERQREEKGKNEDASLKSSNRPGVDNLESLSDSLYDSFSSCASQGSNDV